AGTGACAGTTTAGATATGAATGAATCAAAATCAATTGCcaatatatacttatatatgtacatgaatcATCAGGATCAGCAAATCTTTTTGCatatcttaaaaataatatattacatCAATTAATGAGAAGTTTTTCCAAACTTACTGAGTCAAGAAAAGGTTTAATTCAAACACTTAATATGATTAAAAGCTTTTAAAAGatgaataattaaaaagggGAACTAATTGGAAGGTGGGGCTTAAAATTTGTACTGGGTCAATCtgaccggttcgaataccggcaCCAGAtggctcagttggtagagcaccagTGACTAGAGTTTTAGGGGGCTCGGGTTTGAAGTTCGATCTGGTCCATCATTGTTTTTAACATCCGGTTACATTTTGTGTCTTGAACTGACAGGTTAACCCCTACCAGGGAAGAGCATTTTAAAGGGCAAAGGCCATTTAATGGGGAGTAAAGTGACGGTCAGAcaagatagctcagttggtagagcacctagTTCCATTGCTACTGAATGAACAAACTGTACATTTGACAGTTCCCACAGCAAATCTTAGAGCAGATCTGAGTTTGACAATTCCTTGCCTAAGTGAGCCTCTTTTCATACAGGATATCACATCCCCAGAAGTCAAAGATGATCTTTACAATTATGTCTTTCAATTCATGCAGTGGTACTTTGTTGTTATTCAGATAAAAGATTCAATCAAGGAGGGTGACATTTACAGAACAAACATTGTGCTAAAATCTATGATCCCTTTCTTTTACTCACATTCGTATCTATCTAAGTACTTAACAGAATGTTTGGactatatcttgaaaactgagATAATTTTGCCACCAGATTTGGCCTTTATGGTCAGAGCTGCTTCTTTTGTGAACCCTTTTGGAGGAGCTGAAAAAAACAAAGCAGCAGACCTTCACAAAGAGTATCAAGTAAAATCTCTAAAAGACTTGATAAAAGGACTTGTTGCAAACAAAACGGAGAAATCTATAATTGCAGTCACAAAAGCAGCACCAACCATTGATACAATTGTGAAAAACTTTGACTGCATGGTAAATGAAAATACAGTAAAAACAACCCATAAAACAAGTTCCAGGGATGGTGACATTCAGtgtcttttacaaaaattacagATATGGAAACCTTGGATTAAGAAGGAAAACAGACGTTTGAAGGTCTTCTCTAACATCAAGAAGACACCATTCAGCTTTGACAAGCAAAAGTTTTCTCAACATATCATGTACACAGCTGACAGACTAGCCAGGGATCTTCCCTATGAAGAGGAGAGCAGTAGTTCTGATGAAGAATAGATCTGATGCATTTTTTCAGAGACtgacataattttatttgttagttaaaatatttaaaatggacAATTTGGAAATAATTCAAGACTATACATACATACCAAGATTTTTTTTGTCACCAAAATTACAAACAGAGGTTTTTAATAtcctttaatataaaattatgaaattatgcTAATATAAAGAGTATCATAACAAATAATGTGGTGatttagatatgattttaaacattggtgatttgtgaaaaatattggatattttggatattttttcgCATAATCAAGATATGTTTTTGATATTATTCAAAGATTGGTTATAAAGGAGGGGGGATTTATTCAACCGTATCCAAAAAGTTCTTTGATTGTTTGAAACTAAATTGTACTACAGACTGTTAATATGTGAACACTTAGAGTcttgaatacatttttttccatcCCAATTTAAGGTACATCACTAcgccaaaattttatttcatttttcattacaGTACCAATAGTTAGACAGATATCAAATATCCATGTGATGATAGTAATATCttcagtattttaaaataatttttttatgttttttgtgattttcattttaaaaaatatgtccaGTACATAGTCAATAAAATAGAAGTAATTGTTTCAAAAGATAGATCATTTCCTAtgacactttaaaaaaaatacaacacctcatatcattcaaatatatttttattagaattatttgtgtttttcCTCAAAACAATCAATGTTCATATCTTCttaaataatttagaaattttgttaaaaatagtaAAGAAgtgtaacaaaataaatacaatataaaaaattgaatgaaaaatgttacaaataattgaaataatttttcaaaaaataatatggtATGAAAGATCTAAttgtaagagttatctttcctaaTTCTACGGACTGAATCACCATGGGACTTTTTCATGTCTAAAACATACCATTTTCAATACTTTGTTTGAAATGATGTAAATTTGctgcattttttgtttaattataagAATATAAATCAAAAGTATATGACTGAAAATTACTGGTAATTGAATTTAGAAATTAAACCTTTTGATTGTAatagaaaatagaaaagaaaactatatatatatatatatatatatatatatatatatatatatatatatatatatatatatatatatatatatatatatatatgtagccTTCAcacattaaaagaaattaacttACATATTTCAGCAAGTACTCTTTGCAAACTATTGTACAAGGAAGGATCAATAATATGagttaataaattattaaagaaaattttattctaaaaaaaaaaactaacataaATTTACACACAAATGCATGCAATGGACAATACAACAGAAAAAAGgacaatacaaaagaaaaataggAATTATAATTATACTTATATTCTGTATAAAGTGCCGACGATGttctgatatatattttatatttaaaaagcttgcatgcaactacatgtactacagaCACAGACACAAAGAACACAAACAGTACACCATACATAATACTTACATGATGAACATCGAGTTGATACGCTATGGAAACACAAGCTTTTCAAACCAACATGATCGACATACTTACAAATAGTGTGTTTTTCCGCAACGATGTCactaaacatgttaaaatctgCAATTGGATAATACATCTAAAAATTTacgaaacaaattaaaaaaaatttacgaaacaaattaaaaaatatgtatacattaataaattctacatatattattaaaatcaatgttcaGAACAAGCCTAAACTATCAAAATAAGTTTAGCAAAAGTGATCATAAATTTTTCCAActacagttttgttttttgttaccCTAACATTGCCCTGCTCAGTCTTTTCTCCTAAAACCATCTTTAAACCATCAGCACCACCCCTTTCAATAGCAAGTCTAAGATGGTCATTAGACTGTCCAGACAAGGCAATTTTTTAAGGATGTAGGGAGATATGCATGAAGAGAGGGGAGCTAGTGTAGCAATCAATTCATTAGTTTTACTCTTGCTCTCAGTGGAAGAAATTATAAAGTCTACACCAAAACTGTGCTTCAgcataatttgatatgaaaCTTTATGATGTAGAACCAAAGATTGTAAGGCCTTAACATCCTCCAATGCTGAATGGGCATTGAAAGCCAGTCCAATAGTATCTTGTACCAGTGTCTGTAGTTTATAGTAGTGTTGTTCTGGCAAAATTTCTCTAAATACATGAAGACTGTGAACAAATCCAGCTATTGTTGATTTTAGTCCACTCTCTTGATACTGCATAACAGATCTCATTAGAATTACAGAATCAAATACCTTTCCGTTATGACAAACTAGGATAGGACTTGGAAAATGTTTCAGCCATATATTAAACTCTGTCAAACAAGTCTGAATGTCAACTGAGTTCACTTTTGTTTGTTGGTAAAACAATTGTCCACTGGCAACATGGAGACCTGTAACTGCGGTTGCTTTGGCAGAAATGGGGGATTTGGGAAGAACATACCTATTAAAGGTTTCTTCTTCAAATATGCAAACAAGCTGTGTTATTTCTGCTGATGTAcctatgaaataaattaattacaatGTAGTATACGAGCTATGCttactttataaataatgtataaaaagCAATGTTACTTAAAGCAAACTGTTCACATGTgctgataaaattttgttttactgtaagtgcccaataacaataaaatacatgtattattttaatgcaatgaacatataataataataataagtaaAATATGTCTGCATGATTCATTCATGAAATGTCATTTCCAGTGTTAAAACACATGATTGTTCAAACCTAGTCCAGTTGTTTCCAAGTCAAAATAAAGAAGGTTTGAATCTGTATGGGTAGGCACTGAAACAGGTTTGGAAGCAGGGGTGCAATCTAGGATGTCTTCTATTACAGCATCAGCACAAGACAATCTAACACCTGATTCATACGttgttcctttttttatttctgaagttGATATctattgataaaattttacaatgtgaGTTAATTTGACATTGCTAATTGATCGTTTGAAATATAACAATattaattgattgtaaaaagaaattaaatcttTACActtaacaa
This genomic window from Magallana gigas chromosome 5, xbMagGiga1.1, whole genome shotgun sequence contains:
- the LOC136275619 gene encoding uncharacterized protein → MKETFSYVIKESDKSGTGARTKRCVADNIIRSVEKFKISKPESEEKVTHTKSRKKIEFSTGDEHSYSARGATQRRDIQHHVSEFRWMRHCLPKNIPHNLSHVMSKKSNIHLLPVSLSNETSYGWCLKILDEYTEMVNRWYTKAGRDKIAQLVEHLVPLLLNEQTVHLTVPTANLRADLSLTIPCLSEPLFIQDITSPEVKDDLYNYVFQFMQWYFVVIQIKDSIKEGDIYRTNIVLKSMIPFFYSHSYLSKYLTECLDYILKTEIILPPDLAFMVRAASFVNPFGGAEKNKAADLHKEYQVKSLKDLIKGLVANKTEKSIIAVTKAAPTIDTIVKNFDCMVNENTVKTTHKTSSRDGDIQCLLQKLQIWKPWIKKENRRLKVFSNIKKTPFSFDKQKFSQHIMYTADRLARDLPYEEESSSSDEE